In the genome of Thermodesulfobacteriota bacterium, one region contains:
- a CDS encoding MFS transporter: MRKTKLHYGWIVILMGLFTTIAAHGFGRMAYTIILPAMKDGLKFDYTQLGLLGTGNFIGYLAMAIVGGFLAARFGTRIVITIALILMGCTMILTGFAQSFGFAFAMRLLTGIGNGAAYVPAMALGSAWFTIKRRGFATGVISGGIGIGTLISGMVVPLILTAYRPDGWRFSWYILGSVVLLLSGVVFLFVRSHPDEKGLPPIGTDEKGGVSSFEWAKIYKVGAIWHLGIVYFFYGLSYIIYMIFFAAYLVKEMSFSQEWAGTLWALVGGLSVFCGVIWGSISDYLGRNRGAALAYLILSLSYIIYGLLKIEIGFYLSAVMFGLTAWSIPTIMAAAAGDYVGPRLAPAGLGFITLFFGIGQALGPALGGYLADITHSFTIPFLVAGGISLIGMVLSFYLKKPAITE; this comes from the coding sequence ATGAGAAAGACGAAACTTCACTATGGCTGGATTGTTATATTAATGGGACTCTTTACTACCATTGCTGCTCACGGGTTTGGGCGTATGGCCTATACCATTATTTTACCCGCGATGAAGGATGGTCTCAAGTTTGACTATACCCAACTGGGACTCCTGGGTACAGGCAATTTTATTGGTTATCTAGCCATGGCTATTGTCGGTGGGTTTTTGGCAGCCAGGTTTGGGACACGAATTGTGATTACCATTGCACTAATACTGATGGGTTGTACCATGATACTGACTGGCTTTGCCCAATCATTCGGTTTCGCATTTGCCATGCGACTTCTGACCGGCATTGGCAATGGTGCTGCTTATGTTCCGGCTATGGCACTCGGATCAGCCTGGTTTACAATAAAGAGAAGGGGTTTTGCTACAGGGGTTATCTCAGGTGGGATCGGAATAGGCACCCTGATATCTGGCATGGTAGTTCCCCTTATTTTAACTGCATATCGACCTGATGGCTGGCGTTTTTCCTGGTATATCCTGGGCAGTGTCGTGCTATTGCTTTCCGGTGTGGTCTTTCTATTTGTACGCAGTCACCCCGACGAAAAGGGGTTGCCGCCAATTGGTACAGATGAGAAAGGAGGTGTTTCATCTTTTGAGTGGGCAAAGATTTACAAAGTAGGGGCTATCTGGCATCTGGGTATAGTTTACTTCTTTTATGGTTTGTCATACATAATATATATGATTTTCTTTGCTGCCTACCTGGTCAAGGAGATGAGTTTTTCACAGGAATGGGCAGGCACACTATGGGCACTGGTTGGAGGCTTGAGTGTCTTTTGCGGGGTAATATGGGGAAGCATATCAGATTACCTCGGCCGCAATCGTGGAGCAGCCCTGGCATATCTGATTCTTAGTCTTTCCTATATTATCTATGGACTGTTAAAGATCGAAATCGGTTTTTATCTCTCTGCAGTCATGTTTGGGCTTACAGCATGGAGTATTCCAACCATCATGGCTGCGGCTGCAGGTGATTATGTGGGGCCTCGATTAGCACCGGCAGGACTGGGATTCATTACTCTCTTCTTCGGTATTGGACAGGCTCTGGGCCCAGCTCTGGGGGGCTATCTGGCAGATATAACCCATTCTTTTACTATACCCTTCCTGGTAGCCGGAGGCATATCACTAATAGGTATGGTGTTATCTTTTTATCTAAAGAAACCAGCAATTACAGAATAA
- the icd gene encoding isocitrate dehydrogenase (NADP(+)) gives MKGSRISVNPDGSLKVPDDPIIPFIEGDGVGPDIWAASSKVLEAAVARAYGGRKKIHWYEVYAGEKAREGYGEWLPADTVRAIETHVIAIKGPLTTPVGGGIRSINVALRQKLDLFACIRPVRYFPGIPSPVKHPEKIDIIVFRENTEDVYSGIEWQVNTPECRKVIDFLKRQMNVEIKDDSGIGIKPMSISGTKRLVRMAIRYAIGNKRKSVTLVHKGNIMKFTEGGFKDWGYEVAREEFGDKTITEDQLLEHYHGKYPQDKIIIKDRIADSMFQQVLIRPEEYDVLALPNLNGDYISDLLAAQIGGLGIAPGANIGAPYALFEATHGTAPKYAGQDKVNPTSLILSGVMMLEYMGWKEAADIVVKALERTILERTVTYDLEKLMEGATRLKCSEFGSAVIENM, from the coding sequence ATGAAAGGGAGCAGGATTTCAGTAAACCCTGACGGGTCTCTCAAAGTACCGGATGACCCTATAATTCCCTTTATTGAGGGGGATGGAGTTGGGCCTGATATATGGGCTGCTTCTTCAAAGGTACTTGAGGCTGCTGTTGCCAGGGCATATGGAGGGAGGAAAAAGATTCACTGGTATGAGGTCTATGCCGGGGAGAAAGCAAGAGAAGGGTATGGAGAATGGTTGCCGGCAGATACTGTCAGGGCAATCGAAACCCATGTGATAGCCATAAAAGGGCCCCTTACAACCCCTGTCGGTGGTGGTATAAGGAGTATTAATGTTGCACTCAGACAAAAGCTGGACCTCTTTGCCTGTATCAGACCTGTAAGGTATTTCCCTGGCATCCCAAGCCCTGTTAAGCACCCTGAGAAGATAGATATAATTGTGTTCAGGGAAAATACGGAAGATGTTTATTCCGGTATTGAGTGGCAGGTGAATACCCCCGAGTGCAGAAAGGTCATAGATTTCCTTAAGAGGCAAATGAATGTAGAAATCAAAGACGATTCTGGTATCGGCATAAAGCCAATGAGTATATCAGGGACAAAACGGCTGGTGAGGATGGCGATAAGATATGCCATAGGAAACAAGAGAAAAAGCGTTACCCTGGTTCATAAAGGCAATATCATGAAATTCACTGAAGGAGGATTTAAAGACTGGGGTTACGAGGTTGCCAGAGAAGAGTTTGGAGATAAAACCATTACTGAAGACCAGCTATTGGAACATTACCATGGAAAATACCCTCAGGATAAAATAATCATTAAAGACAGGATAGCAGATTCAATGTTTCAACAGGTTTTGATTCGGCCTGAGGAATACGATGTCCTGGCGCTCCCAAACTTAAACGGTGACTATATATCTGACCTCCTCGCTGCCCAGATAGGAGGATTAGGCATCGCACCTGGTGCAAATATAGGGGCTCCTTATGCCCTATTTGAGGCCACACACGGAACAGCCCCCAAGTATGCCGGACAGGACAAGGTTAATCCCACCTCTCTTATTTTATCAGGGGTAATGATGCTGGAGTATATGGGTTGGAAGGAGGCGGCAGACATTGTAGTTAAGGCTTTGGAAAGGACTATTTTAGAGAGAACGGTAACCTATGATCTGGAGAAGTTGATGGAAGGAGCTACAAGGCTTAAGTGCTCTGAATTTGGATCGGCAGTAATAGAAAATATGTAG
- a CDS encoding 2-oxoacid:acceptor oxidoreductase subunit alpha → MKGTEHFIMGDEACAEAAIACGCRFFAGYPITPATEIAERMAKRLPQVGGVYIQMEDEMASMAAVLGASWGGLKSMTSTSGPGFSLMMENIGLGIVMEVPCVVVNVQRAGPSTGLPTLCAQGDMMQARWGSHGHYEIIALSASSPQELFDVTIKAFNLSEKYRLPVLIMTDEVVGHMAEKVIIPPPNRIEIYPRRITKLPPQEYLPYLPDKDMVAPMVGIGEGYHIHSTGLTHDKKGYPVITAPVQKEMIDRLVYKIRNNVDDIVEYQEIETADAEIIIVAYGISVRPALKALELAREKGIKCGMLKLTTIWPFAEKKITELASQVKGFVVPEINYGQISLEVERCSAGHAKTILVSHAGGAIFNPNEILEAVDKL, encoded by the coding sequence TTGAAAGGTACTGAACACTTCATTATGGGCGATGAGGCATGTGCGGAAGCCGCCATTGCCTGCGGATGCAGATTCTTTGCTGGTTATCCTATAACACCGGCTACAGAGATTGCTGAAAGGATGGCAAAAAGGCTACCCCAGGTTGGAGGCGTTTATATCCAGATGGAAGATGAGATGGCTTCCATGGCTGCTGTGCTGGGAGCATCATGGGGAGGACTCAAGTCCATGACATCCACTTCTGGGCCAGGATTTAGCCTCATGATGGAAAATATAGGTCTTGGTATCGTTATGGAGGTACCCTGTGTTGTGGTGAACGTTCAAAGGGCAGGACCATCAACAGGTCTCCCTACCCTATGTGCCCAGGGAGACATGATGCAGGCCAGATGGGGCTCTCACGGGCACTATGAGATAATTGCCCTGAGCGCCAGCTCACCACAGGAGCTATTCGATGTAACAATAAAGGCTTTCAATCTCTCCGAAAAATATCGCCTTCCGGTTTTGATAATGACCGATGAGGTAGTGGGACATATGGCAGAAAAGGTCATTATCCCACCGCCCAACCGGATTGAAATCTATCCCCGTCGGATAACGAAGCTCCCTCCGCAAGAATACCTGCCATACCTTCCTGATAAAGATATGGTCGCTCCTATGGTAGGAATCGGTGAAGGATACCACATACACTCTACAGGCTTAACACACGATAAAAAGGGATACCCTGTTATAACCGCTCCTGTTCAGAAGGAGATGATAGACAGGCTGGTCTATAAGATCCGAAACAATGTGGATGATATAGTTGAATATCAGGAAATTGAGACAGCAGATGCTGAAATAATCATTGTTGCCTATGGAATATCGGTACGACCTGCACTAAAGGCTTTAGAACTGGCAAGAGAGAAAGGAATCAAGTGCGGAATGTTGAAACTGACTACCATATGGCCATTTGCCGAGAAAAAGATTACAGAATTGGCCTCTCAGGTTAAAGGATTTGTTGTGCCTGAGATAAATTATGGCCAGATATCTCTGGAAGTGGAACGATGTTCGGCAGGCCATGCAAAAACTATTCTGGTAAGCCATGCAGGCGGAGCCATTTTTAATCCCAATGAAATCCTTGAGGCGGTTGATAAATTATGA
- a CDS encoding thiamine pyrophosphate-dependent enzyme: MKKQGAEELNGMPGRHPLSSLLREDRMPHIWCPGCDIGTVFSSCLTAIHESKIDYNNFAMVSGIGCTGRAAGYIKLDSFHTTHGRAIPFATGLKIAKPKMKIIVFSGDGDLFTIGGNHFIHAARRNIDLTVICVNNFTYGMTGGQVASTTPFNSRTSTTPQGNFEKPFNLPYMAAAAGAVYISRWTTLHVRRLTSSIMEAFNKKGFSFIEVVSSCPTSFGRKNKLGSPLDIIQHFHKISVIKNGIHPKDANLDITKEIVVGKFVDMEAPTFFELLEKIYPPETEKGA, encoded by the coding sequence ATGAAAAAACAGGGGGCTGAAGAGTTGAATGGAATGCCGGGAAGGCACCCTTTGAGTTCTCTCCTGCGAGAGGACAGGATGCCCCACATCTGGTGTCCTGGCTGTGATATCGGAACGGTATTTTCAAGCTGTCTTACTGCCATTCATGAATCAAAGATAGACTATAACAATTTTGCCATGGTATCTGGAATAGGTTGTACGGGAAGGGCTGCCGGGTATATCAAGCTCGATTCTTTTCACACCACCCATGGACGGGCAATACCCTTTGCCACCGGTCTTAAAATAGCCAAACCCAAAATGAAGATAATTGTCTTCAGCGGTGATGGAGACCTCTTTACCATAGGGGGAAATCATTTTATTCATGCCGCTCGCAGAAACATTGATTTGACAGTTATATGCGTCAATAATTTTACGTATGGGATGACAGGTGGACAGGTAGCCTCTACCACCCCCTTTAATTCCAGAACAAGTACAACCCCACAGGGAAACTTTGAAAAGCCATTTAACCTGCCCTATATGGCGGCTGCTGCTGGCGCTGTTTACATTTCCAGATGGACTACCCTGCACGTAAGACGTCTTACCAGCTCTATTATGGAGGCTTTTAATAAGAAAGGTTTCTCTTTTATCGAGGTAGTGTCATCGTGTCCTACCTCTTTTGGCAGAAAAAATAAACTGGGGTCACCCCTTGATATAATACAGCATTTTCACAAAATCAGTGTAATCAAGAACGGAATACATCCCAAGGATGCCAACCTGGACATAACCAAGGAAATTGTGGTTGGCAAATTTGTAGATATGGAAGCACCGACCTTCTTTGAGCTATTAGAAAAAATATACCCTCCTGAAACAGAGAAAGGGGCATGA
- a CDS encoding 4Fe-4S dicluster domain-containing protein, producing MKYWRKPLDYEDIKIPRGKVSIIEDRCKGCSFCVEYCPRNVLEMSEHFNKKGYHPPYVKNPEDCVNCNFCEVICPEFAIYVEKLEE from the coding sequence ATGAAGTATTGGCGGAAACCACTGGATTATGAAGATATTAAGATACCCAGGGGTAAGGTGTCTATTATTGAAGACCGCTGTAAGGGCTGTTCCTTCTGTGTGGAGTATTGTCCCCGGAACGTCCTGGAGATGTCCGAGCATTTTAATAAAAAGGGCTATCACCCCCCCTATGTTAAAAATCCGGAAGATTGCGTTAACTGCAATTTTTGTGAGGTGATATGCCCGGAGTTTGCCATATATGTTGAAAAACTGGAAGAATAA
- the mdh gene encoding malate dehydrogenase, which yields MARKKITIVGAGNVGATAAHWAAIKELGDIVLVDIVEGMPQGKALDLMEAAPMEGFDANIIGTNGYEETKNSDVVIITSGIARKPGMSREDLLKINADIIGSVTENVAKYSPNCIIIVVSNPLDTMTYLALKTSKFPKNRVMGQAGALDCTRFQSFIGMELNISVEDIRVMLLGGHGDDMVPLPRYSTINGIPITEFLSKEKIDKLVDRTKKGGGEIVALLKTGSAFYAPSLGAVTMAEAILKDKRRLIPSCAYLEGEYGLKDICFGVPTILGANGIEKIVELSLSDEEKAAVKKSAESVAKTVAEMKAMKGIS from the coding sequence ATGGCAAGGAAGAAAATAACTATTGTAGGAGCTGGTAATGTGGGTGCAACGGCTGCACATTGGGCAGCCATCAAGGAGTTGGGCGACATCGTTCTTGTGGACATTGTTGAAGGGATGCCCCAGGGAAAGGCTTTGGATCTCATGGAAGCCGCCCCGATGGAAGGATTTGACGCGAATATCATCGGAACGAACGGTTATGAAGAGACAAAAAATTCTGATGTGGTTATCATCACATCGGGTATTGCCCGGAAGCCCGGCATGAGCAGGGAGGATTTGCTGAAAATCAACGCGGACATCATTGGCTCGGTGACAGAGAACGTTGCCAAATACTCACCGAATTGTATCATTATCGTCGTGAGCAATCCCCTGGACACAATGACCTACCTTGCTCTGAAAACCAGCAAGTTCCCGAAGAATAGGGTCATGGGACAGGCAGGCGCTCTCGACTGCACCCGTTTTCAGAGTTTCATCGGCATGGAGTTGAACATTTCCGTAGAAGATATCAGAGTCATGCTGTTGGGCGGCCATGGCGATGATATGGTTCCCCTTCCGAGATATTCTACAATCAATGGCATCCCGATAACCGAATTCCTTTCCAAAGAAAAGATCGACAAACTTGTGGACAGGACGAAGAAAGGAGGTGGGGAAATCGTAGCGCTTCTTAAGACCGGAAGCGCCTTCTATGCACCGTCTCTTGGCGCCGTCACCATGGCCGAAGCCATCCTGAAAGACAAAAGAAGGCTGATTCCGAGCTGTGCATACCTGGAGGGCGAATATGGGCTGAAGGACATCTGCTTCGGCGTTCCCACCATTCTTGGTGCCAACGGCATCGAGAAGATTGTCGAGCTTTCATTAAGTGATGAAGAAAAGGCAGCAGTTAAGAAGTCTGCGGAAAGTGTTGCAAAAACGGTTGCTGAAATGAAGGCTATGAAGGGCATCTCCTGA
- a CDS encoding 2-oxoacid:acceptor oxidoreductase family protein, translating to MTAKIYQEIIISGFGGQGIVLNGSILGKAAAIYDKINATFVQSYGPEARGGACSAQVIVSDTVISYPYVHEPMILIAMSQEGYESNIDSIKDGGILLTDSDLVKQRDVEKRYLSYSIPSNRIAEKMGNKMMANIVMLGFLASFSNVVTTESLKKAILDSVPKGTEEKNLEAFEAGYEYGSKEKQG from the coding sequence GTGACCGCAAAGATTTACCAAGAGATTATTATCAGTGGATTCGGAGGACAGGGCATCGTCCTGAATGGCAGTATACTGGGTAAGGCAGCGGCTATATATGACAAAATAAATGCTACTTTTGTGCAATCATATGGACCTGAAGCCAGAGGAGGTGCCTGTTCGGCACAGGTAATTGTCTCTGATACTGTTATCTCCTATCCTTATGTTCATGAGCCCATGATATTAATCGCCATGTCACAGGAAGGTTATGAAAGCAATATTGATTCCATTAAGGATGGAGGTATACTTTTAACAGATTCAGATTTAGTGAAGCAAAGGGATGTGGAAAAAAGATATCTATCATACTCCATTCCGTCCAACCGTATTGCTGAGAAGATGGGAAATAAAATGATGGCCAATATAGTGATGCTGGGATTCCTGGCATCCTTCTCCAATGTTGTTACTACCGAGTCTCTGAAGAAGGCGATTCTTGATTCTGTTCCAAAGGGAACTGAAGAGAAAAATTTAGAGGCATTTGAGGCTGGATATGAGTATGGAAGCAAAGAGAAGCAGGGGTAG
- a CDS encoding cache domain-containing protein, translating into MTIWDKRKIPPRFKIEDVTEPNLFREIFPYDEVSRIEFDNKIIPICPVEDIFITDTTFRDGQQARPPYSPKQVADLFEMLHRLGGPKGIIRQTEFFLYSNRDREALNKCLEMGFEFPEITGWIRASKGDLELVKEMHLKETGILTSVSDYHIFLKFNKTRKEAMDDYLRVVSNALDMGIIPRCHFEDITRADVYGFCVPFAIELMKLREESKIDIKIRLCDTMGYGVTYPGAALPRSVDKLVRAMIDDAGVPGSLLEWHGHNDFHKVHINATTAWLYGCSGANGALLGFGERTGNPPIEGLIIEYIALKGHNNGIDTPVITEIAKYLERETGVHIPANYPFVGSDFNTTQAGIHADGALKNEEIYNIFDTTKILNRPPGITISDKSGTAGIAHWINTHMRLKEDNKVDKRHPGIAKMHKWVIGQYDNGRVTSISHEEMDKQARKYLPEFFVSKFDRLKIRAHELAAHLIEDIIEAPEMRSMRPELQEPLMKKLVEENPFIQFVYVTDMEGRKITRNITQVVDRAKYESFGLNENFSNREWFIGPLKDGKIYITDLYKSYITRALCLTVSAPIRDKKDNIAGVLGVDIRFEELTKVEDEE; encoded by the coding sequence ATGACTATTTGGGATAAGAGGAAAATACCTCCAAGATTCAAGATCGAAGATGTAACAGAACCTAATCTGTTCAGAGAAATCTTTCCTTATGACGAAGTATCCAGAATAGAGTTTGACAATAAGATAATACCTATTTGTCCTGTTGAAGATATATTTATTACTGATACGACTTTCCGGGATGGACAGCAGGCAAGACCTCCTTATTCTCCAAAACAGGTTGCAGACCTCTTTGAAATGTTACACAGGCTGGGTGGTCCTAAAGGGATCATACGACAAACAGAGTTCTTCCTGTACAGCAATAGAGACAGAGAAGCTCTAAATAAATGTTTGGAGATGGGGTTTGAATTTCCAGAAATCACAGGATGGATCAGGGCATCTAAGGGAGATTTGGAACTTGTGAAAGAGATGCATCTGAAAGAGACAGGCATATTGACCTCTGTTTCTGATTATCATATATTCCTGAAGTTTAACAAAACCAGAAAAGAGGCAATGGACGATTACCTAAGGGTTGTCTCCAATGCCCTTGATATGGGAATAATACCCAGATGCCATTTTGAGGATATAACCCGGGCAGATGTTTACGGATTTTGTGTCCCGTTTGCGATAGAGCTGATGAAGCTCAGGGAAGAAAGCAAAATAGATATCAAGATAAGACTCTGTGATACCATGGGTTATGGTGTTACCTATCCTGGTGCCGCCTTACCAAGGAGCGTAGACAAACTCGTCCGTGCCATGATTGATGATGCAGGTGTCCCAGGAAGTTTACTGGAATGGCATGGTCATAACGATTTCCACAAGGTACATATTAACGCTACGACCGCATGGTTATACGGATGTTCTGGAGCCAATGGAGCCCTGCTGGGGTTTGGAGAAAGAACAGGGAATCCGCCTATTGAAGGCCTTATAATTGAATATATCGCTTTAAAGGGTCATAATAACGGGATAGACACACCTGTCATTACTGAGATTGCAAAATATCTTGAAAGGGAGACTGGTGTACATATCCCTGCAAACTATCCTTTTGTTGGGTCGGATTTCAATACAACACAAGCTGGAATTCACGCTGATGGAGCCCTAAAAAATGAAGAGATATATAATATATTCGATACTACAAAGATTCTAAACAGACCTCCGGGGATAACAATATCGGATAAATCAGGTACGGCAGGTATTGCTCATTGGATTAACACACATATGAGGCTGAAAGAAGATAACAAGGTTGATAAGCGACATCCGGGGATCGCAAAGATGCATAAATGGGTAATCGGCCAATACGATAATGGAAGGGTTACAAGTATTTCCCATGAAGAGATGGATAAACAGGCTAGAAAATATTTGCCGGAATTCTTCGTCTCTAAATTTGACAGATTGAAGATTAGAGCTCATGAACTCGCTGCCCATTTGATTGAGGATATTATAGAAGCTCCTGAGATGAGATCCATGAGACCTGAGTTACAAGAACCTTTGATGAAAAAGCTGGTAGAGGAAAACCCCTTTATCCAGTTTGTTTATGTAACTGATATGGAGGGGAGAAAGATTACAAGGAATATAACCCAGGTAGTGGACAGAGCAAAATATGAGTCTTTCGGTTTGAACGAGAACTTCTCAAACAGGGAATGGTTTATCGGGCCTTTAAAAGATGGAAAGATATATATAACGGATCTATATAAATCGTATATTACCAGGGCACTCTGTCTTACCGTTTCAGCCCCTATAAGAGATAAAAAGGATAACATAGCGGGGGTACTTGGAGTGGACATAAGGTTTGAAGAACTAACCAAAGTAGAAGATGAGGAATGA
- the trmFO gene encoding methylenetetrahydrofolate--tRNA-(uracil(54)-C(5))-methyltransferase (FADH(2)-oxidizing) TrmFO → MSSDKLIIIGGGLAGCEAAWQAAKRGVDVILYEMKPKVFSPAHVSEDLGELVCSNSLRSSSLENASGLLKEEMRRMDSLIIRAADETSVPAGSALAVDRQGFSRFITQVLEKMDNVEVIREEVFKIPEDILVIIATGPLTSETLGDEIKKLTGEDCLYFYDAIAPIVEADSINFDIVYRSSRYGKGGDDYINCPMTKEEYYKFIDALMEAEKVPTRDFEKMVPFEGCMPIEQAMERGKDTLLFGPMKPVGLINPGTGEIPYAVVQLRQDNSYGTLYNMVGFQTKLKWNEQKRIFRMIPGLEQAEFARLGSLHRNTFINSRKLLTASLQLKKKPSVFFAGQITGVEGYVESSAMGLLAGINASRLICKLPLISPPLTTTMGALVNYITETSDRDFQPMNINFGLLPPLGEKVKKGLRRGMIAERALADLEEWKRDLEK, encoded by the coding sequence ATGAGTTCAGACAAATTAATAATAATCGGCGGCGGGCTGGCAGGCTGCGAGGCTGCATGGCAGGCAGCAAAGAGAGGGGTTGATGTAATCCTTTATGAAATGAAACCAAAAGTCTTTTCCCCTGCCCATGTCTCCGAAGATTTGGGTGAGCTTGTATGCAGTAATTCCCTTCGCTCAAGCTCCCTTGAAAATGCCTCCGGGCTTCTTAAAGAAGAGATGCGGAGGATGGATTCTCTCATTATCAGGGCTGCCGATGAAACCAGTGTCCCGGCTGGAAGTGCCCTAGCTGTAGACAGACAGGGGTTTTCAAGGTTTATCACCCAGGTCTTGGAAAAAATGGATAATGTTGAGGTTATTCGTGAAGAAGTTTTTAAAATCCCGGAGGATATCCTTGTAATTATTGCAACAGGTCCCCTTACATCTGAAACCCTTGGAGATGAGATAAAAAAGCTGACGGGGGAGGATTGCCTGTATTTTTATGACGCCATAGCCCCCATAGTTGAGGCAGATTCTATAAACTTCGATATCGTTTACAGAAGCTCCAGATACGGGAAGGGCGGAGATGACTATATAAACTGCCCAATGACAAAAGAGGAATACTATAAATTCATCGATGCCCTGATGGAAGCGGAGAAGGTTCCCACCAGAGATTTTGAAAAGATGGTTCCTTTTGAAGGGTGCATGCCCATAGAGCAGGCTATGGAGAGGGGGAAAGATACATTGCTCTTCGGACCAATGAAACCGGTTGGTTTGATAAACCCCGGAACCGGTGAGATACCCTATGCCGTGGTACAGCTAAGGCAGGATAACAGTTACGGAACCCTTTATAATATGGTGGGATTTCAGACAAAGCTTAAGTGGAATGAACAAAAGAGGATATTCCGTATGATACCCGGGCTGGAACAGGCAGAATTTGCACGGTTAGGGAGCCTTCATCGTAATACCTTCATCAATTCCAGAAAGTTACTGACTGCTTCTCTTCAATTAAAAAAGAAACCATCAGTGTTTTTTGCCGGTCAGATCACAGGCGTAGAGGGATATGTAGAGTCTTCTGCTATGGGGCTGCTGGCTGGAATCAATGCCAGTCGATTGATTTGTAAACTCCCATTAATCTCCCCTCCCCTGACCACAACTATGGGTGCACTTGTAAACTATATCACCGAAACAAGTGACAGAGATTTTCAACCGATGAATATCAACTTTGGACTGTTACCGCCTCTTGGAGAAAAGGTAAAGAAGGGGTTGAGAAGAGGGATGATAGCAGAAAGAGCCCTTGCTGATCTGGAGGAATGGAAAAGGGATCTGGAAAAATAA
- a CDS encoding DGQHR domain-containing protein: MKIPCLAFDQGGTKFWLCKVKFKEILGKAIVDQQSPKNPEGYQREAQKNRARKFGHFMRKGGTSPVNLFVNIRENNISEEDGYLNVPDNLNWWIVDGQHRFEGMKELADEFPMIREIDIPIALMNSEKEFEAKQFLIINKMQKGVKTDLAERIFLILEQKEGRENIATQDLPIDMWKSDAVRIIDYLADTPESPLYHLIKRPGEKGSMPLNQVSATSSLKPLVDVYKSYLRDEKQAAKGLMNMWSAIKTLCPEAFVTPKDYLILKTPGIFVLNKVFAKLLPTLWAAKNITGDMFLKLFSHENVSDYFECDFWHKDNSENGASRYGSSQKSYGIIYDLIWDSLKNVLDEIIPEKNTINI; encoded by the coding sequence ATGAAAATTCCATGTTTAGCATTTGATCAGGGAGGAACAAAATTTTGGTTGTGTAAAGTTAAATTTAAAGAAATCTTAGGTAAAGCTATAGTCGATCAGCAATCACCTAAAAATCCTGAAGGGTACCAAAGAGAAGCACAAAAAAATAGAGCAAGGAAATTTGGACACTTCATGAGAAAAGGCGGTACTTCTCCAGTTAATTTATTTGTTAATATTCGTGAAAATAACATCTCAGAAGAAGACGGGTATTTAAATGTCCCTGATAATTTAAATTGGTGGATTGTTGATGGCCAACATAGGTTTGAGGGAATGAAAGAGTTAGCGGATGAGTTTCCTATGATTCGGGAAATCGATATCCCCATAGCTTTAATGAATTCTGAAAAAGAGTTTGAAGCAAAACAGTTTTTAATCATTAACAAAATGCAAAAAGGAGTAAAAACTGATTTAGCAGAACGTATTTTTTTGATACTTGAGCAGAAAGAGGGTAGAGAAAATATTGCAACTCAAGACCTCCCAATTGATATGTGGAAAAGCGATGCTGTAAGAATTATAGATTATCTAGCTGATACCCCCGAATCCCCTTTATATCATTTAATAAAACGCCCCGGTGAAAAAGGGTCAATGCCATTAAATCAAGTTTCTGCTACTAGTTCTTTAAAACCTTTAGTGGATGTTTACAAAAGCTATTTAAGAGATGAAAAACAAGCTGCCAAAGGACTGATGAATATGTGGAGTGCGATAAAAACCCTTTGTCCAGAAGCGTTTGTGACTCCAAAAGATTATTTAATATTAAAAACTCCAGGTATTTTTGTACTAAATAAAGTATTTGCAAAGTTATTACCTACACTTTGGGCTGCAAAAAATATTACTGGAGATATGTTTCTAAAGTTATTTTCTCATGAAAATGTATCGGATTATTTTGAGTGCGATTTCTGGCATAAAGATAACTCAGAAAATGGTGCTAGCAGGTATGGTTCATCTCAAAAATCATATGGAATTATTTATGATCTAATTTGGGATTCCTTAAAAAATGTTTTAGATGAAATAATTCCTGAAAAAAATACTATTAACATTTGA